GGACCTGAATGGtttaatctaatttgtttataacaattggattattatatcaacacttttttttcatttttacaattttttacataaatttcatgCAATATATACCAcgaaagtataatttttagggagatataagtaaaaaatccaaaaattcctaatttgtttaaacattTGAATTGTTAactaagttttttaaaaatcggcTCCCACAGATCTcttggaaattttatacagattatttaaaaaaaaaaaagattgaaatcgGTCAAAAATTGAAGGCTGTAGGGGGTTTTGAGACAGCTCATGTTGTTTGAGACCAGTGTGGGGCGGTGCGTAACGATCCGGAATTTCGACGGTGCAAAGTGGATTCTTAcgacgcggaataactcgCCGGTTCGCCAGAATTCGTTCGTGTAGTTTTTCGGGATAGGTTTTTCACTCCAAATTATCAAAAacaaattcaagaaaataaatatttattcaaaagagcgtgataaaaaaaaacatttaaaaatgagTACATAAGTATTTCTCTAACGGTTAAACTATCTAATATCTCAACGGTATAAACGGGTACAAATATCGGAAATAAACGGATAATGAGTAAACTGCGTAATTTCTTAAACGTGTCGCGCGTTTGGCCGCAATTAAACAACTATGAATATGATTAATCCTAAGTCGGTCGGTTCGTACGGTACGGAgtcaaagtattaaaaaataagtgataCCGCGTGTATCCGAGCCTTGCTGAGTCGTCGACGGTTGCCGGTGCGCTGTGTTCAAAGACAGAGAGAATCTTCTCTCGTGCGAGGGATATagaaagtcgaacgccgggaacacccgaccaaggcagagaacgccctgcccctggAATGACGgaaagtcggaagtcgaacgccgggaacacccaaCCGAGGCAAAGAACGCCCTGTCCCTGGAACGACGgaaagtcggaagtcgaacgccgagaacacccgaccgaggcagagaacgccctgcccctggAACGACGGAAAGTCGGAAGTccaacgccgggaacacccgaccgaggcagagaacgccctgcccctggAATGACGgaaagtcggaagtcgaacgccgggaacacccgaccgaggcaaagaacgccctgcccctggAACGACGgaaagtcggaagtcgaacgccgagaacacccgaccgaggcagatAACGCCCTGCCCCTGGAACGACGGAAAGTCGGAAGTccaacgccgggaacacccgaccgaggcagagaacgccctgctcctagaacgacggaagggatgggagcgagtacgaccggagcttcagagtgcgccctgaggcttgtccgagtcgtactcggggGAATGGTATCGGTCTGCTCcgcgagccggcttttataccggtcGCGCTACCCCCACTTGGGGTGCTACCTTACCCGGCAGCTACCCCTTTTCGAGCTACTACCCTCGAGTTGggggatcggaatgcggcccgTAATGGGGGGTGCTCACGTGAAGCCCGTGTGGCGCTTAGTAACAGCGCGTGCTGTTACAacatactatattttttttgctgcGGTTGCTCCGGCATCCGCTCCAGCTGcagttgttgttgttgctgctactgttgttgttgttgaggctgctgttgttgctgctgctgctgctgctgctccaCTTGGAGGCGCAGCCTTACAACCTCCTCATGCTGCAGCTGCATTTGCTGCTGCATTTGCAGCAGCAGTTGCTGCAAATGTGAAGCTTCTACTTGCATTGTGTTttctgtaaaaagaaaaaaatatatatattttttattttttaaagatattatgtatacaattataataataactttacgTAGTTACTTTAAAAACGTAAAACGTTAATTTTagcacaaatataattaataatattaattacttaccGGACGAAGCGTTCTCCATGGCAACCTGCGCTTACTTTTCCACGAATTGTAAAAATAGCGGCGTTTGAAGAACGTGGACGCGACTTCGATGGCAGAACGCTATGCGCATCGAAGTCGCGTCCACGTTCTTCAAACGCCGCTATTTTCACAATTTGTGGAAAACTAAGGAACTAAGGAAAACTAAATGCGCAGCATTTTTGCGATTCTCAATTGTTTCTGCGTGTATACCGCGTCTGCATTGCGtggtatatacagggtgtcccatttaacttgagacaattaaatatttcaaaaaataagcattgtacgaaaaaatgtcccaaataaacttttaatattatcaagggagacgtctgcctgtgtaaaaattaatccgCCCTCACCGTCCCTTGGGGGTGaggcgggtggcaactttgaaatttcaaatgggaacccccattttttattgcagattcggattccttggaaaaaaatacgtaagttttgtccgagatatttttttgaattgtgatagatggcgctgtaatcagtgaaaattagtttttgccattttctctcaccatcggggtgctttattttggtgagtcccctcgcctctcactatttaattataataattgctcgaaatgatgaccttccattttgatgcatttattaactcgagcttggaatgcttgtacacatgtagaaagtgtatctggcgttatttgtgcgcaagcatatctaatacgttccaccatgttttctcgagtatttggtacttctgtatacacattttctttaaggtaacataaaattatttcaactttaaaaattatttcaaaattatttcaactttttcttctaaagataaataattcattatttatttgctgacataaagaacgcgtccgtaaaaaaacaagtagctagcgtaccaAAACTATGAGGCATCTACATAGGTATgtagtaaatttctgaaatactgaaaatactgaaaaagagaaacaaaataaatgaaagaaattaagtcagaacaatttttcaataactaaattttataaatttcaagtcaagtaaatttcagtaatacgtacgctagctacttgttttttggGCAGTTTTGGGCAGTCAAACTGACGGTGCCCCTTCGTTTTGCAGTAGAAGCATATCACATCTCCACGGCACTCTACGTGTGTGTGACCGCTTTTCCCGCAATTTCTACATATGTTCGTATTCGTCTGTCTAGGCGCGTTTGCTGACAAACCGGGTTTCCGTTCGGTCAACGCCACCCTCTGCGATACGGCGCATTTTCACTAGAAAATCGTCTATTGAGTCGCCCGCGATCGAGAGAGCTATGGCCCTCAATGAGCTCTGCGTTATTCCGCCGATAAGCAGATGTATCGCGTCTTTGATCggtaaattcaaattatttaataacgcGAGCTTGGCGATTGCGTACTGGTCAAACATCTCTTTTTGGGCGCTCCATTTTCGCGCCTCAACTTTCTGCATCGCCTTGTAAAACAGCACtttcttttcaaacattttatttagttCTATTTTCAGGGCCTGCCAAGATCCGATCACTTCGCCCGTCTGGATCTCATATCACTGGCGGGCGAATTTTGTAAGTTTACTGGACGCGGCCAGCAATGTGATCCCGTCGGAGGCGCCATGAATGACGGCAACTTGGTCAACCCGTCTCGACCACACGGCAACGTTCTCGTCTTCACCGCCACTAAACTCCGGAATCTGAGAAGCCAGCCAGCTAACCGCGTTGCCCGTCGGTAATGTATTCGCACTTATGTGAGTTTGGCTGTTTATTGCTGAATTTAAATTGTTCGTCACATTACCTTCAGTTCTGCTTATGATTTCAGGGCTACCTGAAAGGTCTGCCTCTCCGTCTGACTGGACCACCTGGACGTTTCCCGTCCTTGGCGCCAGCTGCTGCAGTACTTACAGCATgaactgctgctgctgctgctgaagCTCCTGCTGCTGCTTCAACATCGTTGTGGAGATGTCCGACATCGCCTGACGGAACATCTCCGACGTCAGCGGCTCTCCTCCGACTGTTCGCTTTGAAGACGATGCTGCTGAGACGTAGACCTCACCAACTGTCTGTTGTTCGTCCAACGTCCTCTCCGACGGCCCAATCCTCTCAAGGTGGGTGAGTATTTGTTCGATAAGGAGGTCTCGGTCGTTTATCACCGGTATCTGATACCGCCGAGCCTCCCTTTGTATCGCTTCTAACGAAGCCTGCTCCAACTCCTCGCGATCGAGCATCGACCTCGTTTTTGGCATGATGCTTGCTCGGCACGACCCGACAACGtcttttaaatagtttttctCTACTTTTTTAGACTCGAACTGTTTTCGACTTTTCGGATTTTTTGACTTCGACACGACACGGCAATGATCTCAGTTTTTTTCGACACGATGCGGACTTGAAAAGCCCTTTATCTATTTCGACACGACACGGCTTAAGGATACCGTAATCCCACTTCTGAGCTGTAAGATATTTATCGACagtctgtaaattttaaataaaagatgataaaagTTAATGTTCGGCAACAACTATTTTTTGAATGATAGGACGGTTACGTCCTATCTCTGaccttatttattatatttaataaataataccgGCAAAAGTTATTAGGTTGTCAGGAACGATAgtttatgtaagaaataaatCGACACTGCTTCTAGATTTAATACTTAACATTTAATtcagaaaaagatataataagtaattttcaaGAACGACTTcgacaaattttataagttcTAATTATCTCGACAACTCCCGACAGTCTCTCTATTTGATTTCTATTTGCGACTATATCGCTCGACCCGACGTTAGAGAGTGTTACagattttgtatttctctatCAGGTCGCCTCGCATGAACATTCTAGAAAACGGAACGGTTACATgattatttagtaaaaatatggGGCGGGAGCGCGCTCGCgcaaaatcgattttattgaGGCGCTGCTCGATCATCTGGCTGCCGTCAGCTGGCGCCGTCTATCGTTGGTTTTCTTTGCCATCTTTCAATTCCATAGCACGGAAAAGCACATAAACCAAAAGTTATATAGTTCAGTCACTCTCGAGTATAAATGTTAAGACACTTATGTCATCAGGTCAGTAGTAAACAAtcaaatatatcttaattctTAATACAAGTGATCCACTGACGTCACTGTCGTGAAAGGGTTAACTCACCGTATAGTGTAGTATGCACAAATTATGCAACTCTAAGGCAACCGCTGTGCACACAACCAACATAGATGGGCACTATGGTGTCCCATATAGTCTAATagattatatcataattattataatacacatTTTCTCCTAAGACACATGCCAATTGTTACATGCTGGTCCATAAGTGCGTGCGCACATGTGCTGGAGGCAGTCGCACAAAGCACATTAAATgcagtatatattaataataatacatttgcaCATGGAAAAAGACATGTAATTGGATGAAATTAAGCATAGAGAGaatgacattaataaaattcaaagtaAAAATCGCACACAAAACTGTATCAAATTACAGATACTTAATCTAACCTCACTTTAGAGCAAGTATAttcttatgtttatttattaaaaaatcaaataagattgtaaaaatttcaccAAACCAGAAAGCGGGAAGCACGCTGATCACACCTATGACCAAGCTTTTCTCCAAAAAAGGACGTTAATGCACAAATAAATGGCATTAAGCCAGAGCTATAACTACACACGTCTGCACTGCTCGGTTGCCATGAAGACTTCCCCTCTCCTGGATTTTATCCAGTATGTTCTCCCCATGGGGGAGACGCAACAACCCTATAAGAGTAATCTTATAATGCCACGTATTATTCCATAAACTTGGAGTAATACAGGAATGCATCTCTTATAGAAAGGAAAAGAGGTGACCCGAAGTCCTGAGTTATGGGTTTCACACGCACCCTCAACccctttttttccctctccctTTCCGCATCTTCTTTGGCCCTCATTACCTTTCCACAGAAGGCAATGAAGGCCTTCTATTTCTCTTTATCTCCAGTGATCTCGGCAATCACCGACGGAAGACCAAGACCCATTCTTCTATCCAGCACCCCCCATAGCTCCGCCCTCTCCTGCTCCCAGGCAGAGCAGGACTCCAGGATGTGCTGAGCCGTATCCGGCCCACATCCGCAGTGCTCACAGAGTGAGGAGGTAGCTCTTCTTCTTTTATGAAGGTAGTCTTGAAAACAGCCATGACCTGATAATATTTGAATGctgtgaaaattaatatatccaGTAGCTCTCTCGTACCACTCTTTAAAATAGGGAAGAATGGCCTGAGTTGTTCTCAAGCCACTAGTATTGTGTATGTCCTTAACCCTATTTCTCCATTCCGTTATGGCCTCTCTCTTGGCCTGAATGCAGAGTCTTACCTTTGCGGAATGCTCCAATGGAGCACCCTCCCGATCTAGATTCTTTGACTGTATGTATACTCATCTAAGGGCAAGGGCAGTTAGGTTGTGACCGGACACGTAGGGTGGAGGAAACGATACGTGGACTCAACAGTCTCCAGGTTTCAGCGCTTTTGCTTCTGTCAACAGTCCCCAGCTGTTTTCTCTGCAAACAGCAAGGTTGTTCGCTGCGTCGGTTGGTCCGCTGCTTCTCGTCGGATGTCGGCCTTCTCGGTCGAATTGGATGCACTGTAATCCCATCCGCAAATTTTACAGCTCGCTCTACACTCGCGCATCCATTATTAATGTTCGGTTTTTCTGTTACAGATTCCCCCGGATTGTAGGCCTCCCAGGACTTCCAGCTGCTGCATGGATCGTCTGATGACTCGCATTAAGGTAGGTATGGACACAATTAAGTTTGAcacagttaaatattttaaccaagtaaaatatttattttacaaatatcacCGAAGTGAATATTGCACACACGatacattttgtttattcaCTACGCGGATGTTCGCGTTGCGTGAGGCCGACAATTCCGGTCCTCATTTTAATATTCGGCCCACTACTTGCCGAGATATCATGATCTTGGTATAAATCCCGCCGTTGATGCGGATCCTACGGAATCCGATTGCCCAAGCTCTCGTTGTGTCTCGATCGTcctcttttatatattccgGCTACTACTTTCCCCTTCCTTGGCGACGCTCGCCTATCCGGTGTCCGCTGTGATGGTAGCTAGATTTCCGCCAATCGGTGTAAAGGTCAGAGACGCGTGTTGTTTACGCCGGCGGCGGCATTGAGCCTTCAAAAGAACAATGGGCCCATTGTGTTTAGTGGTAAAGTTTTGACGGTTCTCGAGTAAGTATTGACcgactgtttttatttttaggttCTTTGATAGCTTTTACCGCTATTGTTTGCGCTATCGTTCTTTTGATTCTTTATAAGAAAATCATACGCTACAGGCTGCTTGAGTATTATTACTCGTATTGAcatgttacgtcctgatagatgtaaaattttttcgttgggctcggcgatcgacgtaaacgggcctgaccgcacgagccgagcagcaagtttaggacttgcgggtcagcgactggaagagtcgtttttactccgtcaacgagtcaaccgctcgtggttccctttttgggtcaaggaattgaatccctattacccgggacggaacctttgtgcgcaatttgagagggaaggtgtgagggggtgacgaacgaggagggtgtggttaaatgaaaaaggacaaaagtttaatttactaaagacaacattttaatttgattgtatttataattaggatacaaaaacttaattcttgaTCGcatgtgttaataattttatttgtgtattctttacaatagtgtgtgtgtgtgtgtgtgtgtgtgtgtgtgtgagtgtttcatttttccggagggaggacagaagaaataataaaataaagaggaatgaactgacttactcgttgcaggatagtttcggatcgggttgaatatgttcggtggttc
The window above is part of the Linepithema humile isolate Giens D197 chromosome 8, Lhum_UNIL_v1.0, whole genome shotgun sequence genome. Proteins encoded here:
- the LOC137001704 gene encoding submandibular gland secretory Glx-rich protein CB-like produces the protein MTESRKSNAGNTQPRQRTPCPWNDGKSEVERREHPTEAENALPLERRKVGSPTPGTPDRGRERPAPGMTESRKSNAGNTRPRQRTPCPWNDGKSEVERREHPTEADNALPLERRKVGSPTPGTPDRGRERPAPRTTEGMGASTTGASDYPFSSYYPRVGGSECGP